Proteins co-encoded in one Blastocatellia bacterium genomic window:
- a CDS encoding FAD-dependent oxidoreductase, translating to MIGPLGDWDLIIVGAGTAGMACAITAAEHHARVVVIEKASEVGGTLHITGGHMSAAGTRRQRQKGIEDSPDRHFQDVMRISRGTADPVLVRLAVDEAPRTIDWLDDLGFPFAPETPALVYGHELYSVPRTYWGVEAGKSILQTIRPLWDRHVASERITVLLKHELTELVGDNRRVVGVVARGPNGANELRGRAVVLTTGGYASNPSFFAEVTPGHPRLISTARQTSTGDGILAARRLGAQFRDADKYLASLGGLELEPGSGRADWWTAWALVFSPAYRLPREIYVNLHGQRFIAEDEPSPDRRERALLEQPGHKFWCIFDEAALAEETTIVRQWSAAQLRAEAVKGTVIWSADTLEELAHRAGIDANGLIQTVRSYNEAVLCGRDPLGRTHLTHPIEKPPFYALLTYGTSLISFGGLAVDARLRVLDEQAKPIPGLYAAGEILGAAATSGQAFCGGMLLTPSLSFGRLLGRWLTATG from the coding sequence CATCTGAGGTTGGCGGCACACTGCACATTACCGGCGGCCACATGAGCGCCGCCGGCACGCGTCGCCAACGCCAGAAGGGAATTGAGGATTCCCCTGATCGCCATTTTCAAGACGTCATGAGGATCAGCCGCGGGACAGCCGATCCCGTGCTGGTTCGATTAGCCGTTGATGAAGCGCCGCGCACAATTGACTGGCTCGATGATCTGGGCTTTCCCTTTGCACCCGAAACGCCGGCGCTGGTCTATGGCCATGAACTTTACTCCGTGCCCCGCACCTACTGGGGTGTTGAGGCAGGAAAATCCATTTTGCAGACGATCCGCCCTCTGTGGGACAGGCACGTTGCCTCAGAGCGCATCACCGTTTTGCTGAAGCATGAGCTGACCGAGCTTGTCGGAGATAATCGGCGAGTCGTCGGCGTGGTCGCACGTGGACCCAACGGCGCTAATGAATTACGTGGTCGAGCAGTTGTTTTGACAACCGGCGGGTATGCCTCGAATCCTTCGTTTTTCGCTGAAGTGACGCCGGGGCATCCGCGGTTGATCAGCACAGCTCGGCAGACATCCACCGGCGATGGCATTCTGGCGGCGCGGCGCCTTGGCGCGCAGTTTCGTGACGCAGACAAGTATCTGGCCAGCTTGGGCGGTCTTGAATTAGAGCCCGGCTCAGGCCGCGCTGACTGGTGGACTGCTTGGGCGCTCGTGTTTTCTCCGGCCTATCGCCTGCCGCGCGAAATTTACGTCAATCTTCATGGCCAGCGATTCATTGCTGAGGATGAGCCAAGCCCCGACCGGCGCGAGCGCGCTTTGCTTGAGCAGCCTGGCCATAAGTTCTGGTGCATTTTCGATGAAGCGGCGCTCGCAGAGGAAACAACAATCGTTCGCCAATGGAGCGCGGCGCAACTTCGCGCTGAGGCCGTTAAAGGAACGGTCATCTGGTCAGCCGACACGCTGGAAGAATTGGCGCATCGGGCAGGCATTGATGCCAACGGATTGATTCAGACGGTCAGGAGTTATAACGAGGCGGTGTTGTGCGGGCGCGATCCGCTGGGTCGGACTCATCTGACACACCCGATTGAGAAGCCACCGTTCTATGCCTTGTTGACCTACGGCACGTCGCTGATCAGTTTTGGCGGATTGGCGGTTGATGCTCGGCTTCGAGTGTTGGACGAGCAGGCAAAGCCGATTCCCGGACTCTATGCAGCCGGTGAAATTCTGGGCGCAGCGGCCACCAGCGGCCAGGCGTTCTGCGGCGGCATGTTGCTGACGCCGTCGCTAAGCTTCGGTCGCCTGCTTGGACGTTGGCTGACAGCCACAGGCTGA
- a CDS encoding TonB-dependent receptor: MSRSMVRYATQVVMLLWLVGWTVTVKAAQSGVRGTVLDTEGAAVVGAKVELINLASSRVRSTETDNRGEYQITNVPSGSYRLVVKAAGFNSHGRTFVIEGEMRTEDVVLTPGTIQEELVVTAGRGLAAEQDIPLNVTTYVAETIEQRVPTSVGELLKNTPSLFIFNPGPVLGSPNLRGLQSSRVLIVVDGERVNNSRTEIQTFGPSVGAFIETFQIDTAEVVAGTGSSLYGTDSLVGTINFTSRVPARPNQGWILGTRFQGLYSQNEDGRKGNVTLNISNPWVSFNLSGSLYRYGYYHFGNTGGTVPLAAVQLQQDFLKFLSNSNDNRIDFELSQEWNRRFVNLGVPANATATTVFGTQAHGATGFFNIWVHPHSNHYIRYKQMNTHLGKYGYPGEAVPWHPEYFFASFDRVDRYGVRYQGVELNRVISRIAGGFYRQYLYRPGDSLTFFRTSPPRAPGGPLTTLDTYIRPSALTFSKQGVRTTGFDVNVNLQLIPRNNLLLGYQFWRDRSADEFQQWRYNSTRGGTGRVLLPWSPLDGFLLSDAGSFGKGVPDGYTQEAAFFLQEQYDVARWLRLEGTFRYSRFRTQFQPSNGFPLPGFDIAINGPFPAGIDGTGVTPLAAVINKTGNATFDRNVYTGSFAVIGRPHPTVSLFGRIGNSFRQAALVEAGLFRGFPFGTFGFIFVPNGNLRPERGVNVDTGVKVNNRYFRASLTYFNNTYTNFIEQTPPLFQAGGPGSLAQRLGFQFLLWVQRLNTGRARVQGLETDFDVPFKLGDLANLTISGTTSWGHGEDLLPTRGQFDFLERQFQANARAGKKLFEFGERTTDAAGRPVFSDVPFERVIPFMATWAVRLSDKRDRLWTEYDARTHTRVKRLDPDIQPNFLRLNYFGWAGLAGKTVHNWRSGYTHRAENYKMSFTLSLDNLGNKFYTDPFQRAPARGRSVIFGVVLESFDLFKAFQ, from the coding sequence ATGTCAAGGAGCATGGTGAGATACGCCACGCAGGTAGTGATGCTTCTGTGGTTGGTGGGGTGGACCGTGACAGTCAAGGCGGCTCAAAGCGGTGTGCGCGGGACGGTGCTCGATACAGAAGGCGCAGCAGTTGTCGGTGCCAAGGTTGAACTGATCAACCTGGCGTCCAGTCGGGTTCGCTCTACAGAAACGGACAACAGAGGCGAATATCAAATTACGAATGTGCCAAGCGGTTCTTACCGGTTGGTTGTCAAGGCGGCCGGATTTAACAGTCACGGACGCACCTTCGTCATCGAAGGAGAGATGAGAACAGAAGATGTCGTGCTGACGCCGGGCACGATTCAAGAAGAGCTGGTGGTGACAGCCGGTCGTGGGTTGGCAGCCGAGCAAGATATTCCGTTGAATGTGACAACCTACGTAGCTGAAACCATCGAGCAGCGAGTTCCCACCAGCGTGGGAGAGCTTCTAAAAAACACACCAAGTTTGTTCATATTCAATCCGGGTCCGGTGCTCGGTTCTCCCAATCTGCGCGGGTTGCAGTCGAGCCGCGTGCTCATTGTGGTAGATGGCGAGCGGGTGAATAATTCGCGCACAGAGATTCAAACGTTTGGTCCTTCGGTCGGCGCCTTCATCGAAACGTTCCAGATTGATACGGCCGAGGTCGTCGCGGGGACGGGGTCCTCGCTCTATGGAACGGATTCGTTGGTGGGAACGATTAACTTTACCTCCAGGGTACCGGCGCGTCCGAACCAGGGCTGGATTCTCGGAACGCGCTTTCAAGGGCTCTACAGCCAGAACGAGGATGGTCGTAAAGGGAATGTGACGCTGAACATTTCCAATCCGTGGGTCTCGTTTAATCTGTCGGGTTCGCTCTACCGATACGGCTACTATCACTTTGGCAACACAGGCGGGACCGTCCCATTGGCAGCCGTGCAGTTGCAGCAGGATTTCCTGAAATTCCTCTCCAACAGCAACGATAACCGGATAGATTTCGAGTTGTCGCAGGAATGGAACCGGCGATTTGTCAACCTCGGCGTTCCGGCCAATGCGACAGCCACAACCGTTTTTGGCACGCAGGCTCATGGCGCGACCGGGTTCTTCAACATCTGGGTGCATCCGCATTCGAACCATTACATTCGTTATAAGCAGATGAATACGCACCTGGGCAAATACGGCTATCCGGGCGAAGCTGTGCCCTGGCATCCTGAGTATTTCTTTGCTTCGTTTGATCGAGTGGATCGTTACGGCGTGCGCTATCAGGGGGTGGAACTCAATCGCGTGATTTCGCGGATCGCTGGCGGGTTTTATCGGCAGTATCTATACCGGCCTGGCGACAGCCTAACCTTCTTCCGCACCAGTCCGCCACGCGCGCCTGGAGGCCCGCTGACCACGCTGGACACGTACATTCGTCCGAGCGCGTTGACTTTCAGCAAGCAGGGCGTGAGAACTACCGGCTTCGATGTCAACGTCAATTTGCAACTGATTCCTCGCAACAACCTGCTGCTCGGTTATCAATTCTGGCGTGACCGTTCGGCTGACGAGTTCCAACAATGGCGTTACAACAGCACACGTGGCGGCACAGGTCGAGTCTTGTTGCCGTGGTCACCGTTGGATGGTTTTTTGTTGTCCGATGCGGGAAGCTTTGGCAAAGGGGTGCCGGATGGGTATACGCAGGAAGCAGCCTTTTTCCTGCAAGAGCAGTATGACGTAGCTCGCTGGCTGCGGCTGGAAGGGACGTTCCGCTATAGCCGCTTCAGAACGCAATTCCAGCCGTCTAATGGATTCCCACTGCCTGGCTTTGATATTGCCATCAACGGACCGTTTCCTGCCGGCATTGATGGGACCGGTGTGACGCCGCTGGCTGCGGTCATCAACAAGACAGGCAATGCTACATTTGATCGGAATGTCTACACGGGCAGTTTTGCCGTGATTGGACGGCCTCATCCGACGGTGAGTCTGTTTGGGCGGATAGGAAATAGCTTCCGCCAAGCGGCGTTGGTTGAGGCTGGGCTGTTTCGCGGATTTCCCTTTGGCACATTTGGTTTCATCTTTGTTCCCAATGGGAATCTGCGGCCGGAGCGCGGCGTCAACGTTGACACAGGAGTCAAGGTCAACAACCGATACTTCCGCGCTTCGCTCACATACTTCAACAATACGTACACAAACTTCATCGAGCAAACACCGCCCCTATTTCAAGCCGGCGGCCCCGGCTCATTGGCTCAGCGATTGGGCTTCCAGTTCCTGTTATGGGTGCAACGGCTCAACACAGGTCGGGCGCGCGTTCAAGGGCTAGAAACAGACTTCGACGTGCCGTTCAAATTGGGCGACCTCGCCAACCTGACCATCTCTGGGACGACCAGTTGGGGGCATGGCGAAGACCTGTTACCGACGCGCGGCCAGTTTGATTTTCTGGAACGCCAATTTCAGGCCAACGCGCGCGCGGGCAAGAAGCTGTTTGAATTTGGCGAGCGCACAACTGATGCGGCGGGCAGACCGGTCTTTTCCGATGTGCCGTTTGAGCGCGTGATCCCGTTCATGGCCACGTGGGCGGTTCGGTTGTCTGACAAACGGGATCGGTTGTGGACGGAATATGACGCGCGAACCCATACGCGCGTGAAGCGTCTAGACCCAGACATTCAGCCCAATTTTCTCCGACTCAATTATTTTGGTTGGGCTGGATTGGCCGGCAAGACGGTTCACAATTGGCGCAGTGGATACACCCATCGGGCGGAAAACTACAAGATGTCGTTCACGCTCTCGTTGGATAATCTGGGTAACAAATTCTACACCGATCCGTTCCAACGAGCGCCGGCGCGCGGTCGCAGCGTCATCTTTGGTGTTGTGCTCGAATCGTTTGATTTGTTCAAGGCATTTCAGTAA
- a CDS encoding zinc-dependent alcohol dehydrogenase: protein MLVDAPQTSLKRLDSPAVMKAAVVHQFSRPLVVEQVPVPSPASGEVLVKVVASGVCHTDLSAIDGLWPVKPRLPFIPGHEIAGYVAAVGLGVTTVKEGDRVGVAWLHSTCGRCDECLSGHENVCAHQQNTGYSVDGGYAEYVIAQAAYLAHLPAALGFLESAPILCAGLTPYRGLKETGARPGEWVVILGVGGLGHLAVQYAKAMGLHVVAVDVVDEKLAMARQLGAEIAIHALHQDTRREVRRQIGGAHAVLVTSSSLAAYEQAIHLLRRRGTCVFIGLPQGECPVSVHTMVAKQLTLKGSTVGTRKDLQEALQFAAEGKVHGLIEVQPLEAINDVLQRLRAGQIHGRVVLQMA, encoded by the coding sequence ATGCTCGTTGATGCTCCGCAGACGAGCTTAAAGCGGCTTGATTCACCAGCCGTGATGAAGGCAGCCGTCGTGCATCAGTTCAGCCGACCGTTGGTGGTGGAGCAAGTGCCTGTTCCATCACCGGCGAGTGGTGAGGTGCTGGTCAAGGTGGTGGCCAGCGGCGTCTGCCACACAGACTTGTCGGCGATTGATGGCTTGTGGCCGGTTAAACCCAGGTTGCCGTTCATCCCCGGTCATGAAATTGCCGGATATGTCGCAGCCGTTGGCTTGGGAGTGACTACGGTCAAAGAAGGCGACCGAGTCGGCGTAGCCTGGCTTCATTCAACGTGTGGTCGCTGTGATGAATGCCTCAGTGGACACGAGAACGTATGCGCGCATCAGCAAAACACCGGTTATTCGGTTGACGGCGGCTACGCTGAGTATGTCATCGCGCAGGCAGCTTACCTGGCGCATTTGCCGGCGGCGTTAGGATTTTTGGAATCGGCGCCGATTTTATGCGCCGGGCTGACGCCTTATCGGGGACTGAAAGAAACCGGTGCCAGGCCAGGCGAATGGGTCGTCATATTGGGTGTTGGTGGCTTAGGTCATCTGGCCGTTCAATACGCCAAAGCTATGGGACTGCATGTCGTCGCTGTAGATGTGGTAGATGAGAAGCTGGCGATGGCGCGTCAATTGGGCGCTGAGATCGCTATTCATGCGCTGCATCAAGACACCCGGCGTGAAGTGCGCCGACAGATTGGCGGGGCGCATGCTGTTCTAGTCACGTCATCGTCGCTCGCTGCTTATGAACAAGCAATCCATCTGCTCAGGCGTCGTGGAACGTGTGTCTTTATTGGGCTGCCTCAGGGTGAGTGTCCGGTTTCGGTGCATACGATGGTGGCTAAGCAGCTCACGCTGAAAGGCTCGACCGTCGGCACGCGAAAGGATTTGCAGGAAGCGCTCCAGTTCGCTGCTGAAGGAAAAGTGCATGGTTTGATCGAAGTGCAGCCGCTTGAAGCGATCAACGACGTGCTTCAACGATTGAGAGCCGGTCAGATTCACGGGCGCGTCGTACTCCAGATGGCGTGA
- a CDS encoding pyridoxamine 5'-phosphate oxidase family protein, with protein sequence MSEKLSGQWAVYVGQQKVGRLSTVDPDGTPHTTPVYYALMDGELYMGTQRNRKKFRNILRNPKVCFTIDTTEPTIKGIVIQGRAEIIEDPVMHERFRQALIYRYYGHPDHPAWQYIQSLGQSVLLKIVAEKIFHWEFPAE encoded by the coding sequence ATGAGCGAGAAACTATCGGGCCAATGGGCAGTCTATGTTGGACAGCAGAAGGTGGGGCGTCTGTCAACGGTTGATCCCGATGGCACGCCGCATACCACGCCGGTGTACTATGCGCTGATGGATGGCGAACTCTATATGGGCACACAGCGAAACCGAAAGAAGTTTCGCAATATCCTCCGCAACCCCAAAGTGTGCTTCACGATTGATACCACAGAGCCAACCATCAAGGGGATTGTCATTCAGGGACGGGCTGAGATTATCGAAGACCCGGTCATGCATGAGCGGTTTCGCCAAGCGTTGATCTATCGCTACTATGGGCATCCGGATCATCCCGCTTGGCAATATATCCAGAGCCTTGGTCAATCGGTGTTGCTGAAGATCGTTGCTGAGAAGATTTTTCATTGGGAGTTTCCTGCCGAGTGA
- a CDS encoding VOC family protein has product MISEIRTVTLHVSRMDESLSFYTAFTGWHLRHRYRMGGELLKKHWGLPDEREIEVALLCNEHNPMAGQLRLIRCAGVEPRPMRDHQRPWDVGLFGVNFMVADIHARLDELKRRGARLPSDGPVSYTAGDRLVKEAMVRGPDEEAIMLIEVNPPRPELTPPGEAYSEVVTCPQVVHDVDRAVAFYRDALGLSVWLRTELCMPALDALIGLPPGTRLGLVLLTSGESVTGKVELLHYPELDSRPSGGLPRTGYCMLSFTADDLDHLAHRLAGEGVQIVAAPEVVDFGPEGSFTAMSVRSPDGLLHEFIQR; this is encoded by the coding sequence ATGATCAGTGAAATCAGAACTGTGACGCTTCATGTGTCGCGGATGGATGAATCGCTGAGCTTCTACACGGCGTTCACCGGATGGCATCTGCGACATCGTTACCGAATGGGCGGCGAGCTGCTCAAGAAACACTGGGGCCTGCCGGATGAACGCGAGATTGAAGTGGCGTTGCTGTGCAATGAGCACAATCCGATGGCGGGCCAGCTTCGATTGATCCGGTGCGCCGGGGTTGAACCTCGCCCGATGCGAGACCATCAGCGTCCGTGGGATGTAGGGCTTTTTGGTGTCAATTTCATGGTTGCAGATATTCACGCTCGACTGGATGAGTTGAAACGCCGCGGCGCTCGCTTGCCCTCGGATGGTCCTGTTTCATACACCGCTGGCGACCGGCTCGTCAAAGAAGCGATGGTGCGTGGTCCTGACGAGGAGGCGATCATGCTCATTGAGGTCAATCCGCCGCGGCCGGAGCTGACACCGCCCGGTGAGGCCTACAGCGAAGTGGTGACCTGCCCGCAGGTCGTCCATGATGTGGATCGAGCCGTCGCCTTTTATCGAGACGCGCTCGGCTTGAGCGTCTGGCTGCGCACAGAGTTGTGCATGCCGGCCTTGGATGCGCTGATTGGCTTGCCGCCGGGGACGAGGCTAGGGTTAGTGTTGCTCACATCGGGCGAGAGCGTGACCGGCAAGGTGGAATTACTGCACTACCCGGAGCTTGATTCTCGACCATCAGGCGGGTTGCCGCGCACCGGTTATTGTATGCTGAGTTTCACGGCGGATGACCTCGATCACCTGGCGCACCGGCTCGCGGGCGAAGGCGTGCAGATTGTGGCCGCGCCGGAGGTTGTGGATTTCGGCCCAGAAGGCTCGTTCACTGCGATGAGCGTGCGGTCACCTGACGGCTTGTTGCACGAGTTCATTCAGCGTTGA
- a CDS encoding SDR family oxidoreductase, producing the protein MSTVLVTGSNRGLGLEFVRQYAADNWRVHACCRNLQAAAELQALAKSYQPLIEIHELDVTDFAAIDALADRLRGTAIDVLINNAGVYGPKVRSENDPRQQFGMMDYDIWSMVIRTNTMGPLKMAEAFIEHVAMSEQKKLVYISSSLGSIARTDGGTYAYRSSKAAGNMVMATLARDVASRGISVLIFCPGWVKTAMGGKHALLEASDSVRHVRQLIAEATIEQSGRFIHYDGEPLPW; encoded by the coding sequence ATGTCCACCGTTTTGGTCACTGGATCAAATAGAGGCTTAGGGCTGGAATTCGTCCGCCAGTATGCTGCTGACAACTGGCGTGTTCATGCCTGTTGCCGAAATCTGCAGGCGGCCGCAGAGTTGCAGGCGCTAGCAAAATCGTATCAACCGTTGATTGAGATTCATGAGCTGGACGTAACCGATTTCGCCGCGATCGACGCGCTGGCCGATAGGCTGCGGGGCACGGCAATTGATGTCTTGATCAACAACGCTGGCGTGTATGGCCCGAAAGTTCGCTCAGAGAATGATCCGCGACAACAGTTCGGCATGATGGACTATGACATTTGGTCAATGGTAATACGGACCAATACCATGGGGCCGCTCAAAATGGCCGAGGCGTTCATCGAGCACGTGGCCATGAGCGAGCAAAAAAAGCTGGTCTATATTTCCAGTTCATTAGGCTCGATCGCCAGAACCGATGGTGGAACCTATGCCTATCGTTCCAGCAAAGCGGCGGGCAATATGGTGATGGCGACGCTGGCTCGCGATGTCGCGTCGCGCGGTATCAGTGTGTTGATTTTCTGTCCGGGTTGGGTCAAGACAGCGATGGGCGGAAAGCACGCGCTGCTGGAGGCGTCCGACAGTGTGCGCCACGTGAGGCAGTTGATTGCTGAGGCGACAATCGAGCAATCGGGGAGGTTCATTCACTATGATGGCGAGCCGCTGCCGTGGTAA
- a CDS encoding VOC family protein, with protein MRWRAIVLLIGITMWAMPTQADRLTIGGIYEVCIGVTDPIPQLRYWELFGYRIGVSGHFSASQAKALYGVDSALRSIRLYHQEADHGLVRLMVWERPVNEGLGLAKMLAPGSRWTSTLTKDVLDLFNHAEAAERAGYPIKIVPPQYSEIYDFGKAEPFVGKLMGVRELIVLQPLTRNMFFQRFGYDLPHYGRVNEAAKFRASQITHVGLVFQSDNPDDATFYRDVLGLKPQSLERHVTYHTLDESSRRLYGMQPGDQYFGSTFDNPRSGSRPEEAISGRLLLRRIPTAVKEENLMHRSKPGCLGLSLYTYRVAPLESYHERVKASRASGVTPIMVNEFGERSFSFVAPDGHFWTLIETESTAR; from the coding sequence ATGAGATGGCGCGCGATTGTGTTACTCATTGGGATAACGATGTGGGCCATGCCCACGCAGGCGGATCGCCTGACGATCGGCGGCATCTACGAAGTCTGCATTGGCGTGACCGACCCGATTCCTCAGCTTCGATATTGGGAGCTGTTTGGCTATCGCATTGGGGTGAGTGGCCACTTCAGCGCCTCGCAGGCGAAAGCATTGTACGGCGTGGATTCTGCCCTACGCTCCATCCGGCTCTATCATCAGGAGGCTGATCATGGGTTGGTGCGGTTGATGGTGTGGGAGCGGCCGGTCAATGAAGGTCTTGGCCTGGCGAAGATGTTAGCGCCGGGAAGCCGGTGGACGTCTACGCTGACCAAGGATGTGTTGGACCTCTTCAACCATGCTGAAGCGGCTGAGCGGGCTGGCTATCCAATTAAAATTGTGCCGCCTCAGTATTCAGAGATTTACGATTTTGGTAAAGCTGAACCGTTTGTCGGAAAACTGATGGGTGTGCGCGAGCTGATCGTTTTGCAGCCACTGACGCGAAATATGTTCTTCCAACGATTTGGTTACGATTTGCCGCATTATGGCCGAGTCAATGAAGCCGCCAAATTCCGCGCCAGCCAGATCACGCATGTTGGTTTGGTCTTTCAGAGTGACAATCCCGATGACGCTACGTTTTATCGTGACGTGCTCGGCCTGAAGCCCCAGAGCCTGGAACGGCATGTAACCTACCACACGCTGGATGAATCCTCACGACGACTCTACGGCATGCAGCCAGGCGATCAGTATTTTGGCTCAACGTTTGATAATCCGCGCTCGGGATCACGGCCTGAAGAAGCCATCTCAGGGCGACTCCTGCTCAGGCGAATTCCAACCGCTGTCAAGGAAGAAAACCTCATGCACCGATCCAAGCCAGGCTGTTTAGGCTTATCGCTCTACACCTATCGAGTCGCTCCGCTTGAGTCCTATCACGAACGTGTCAAAGCCAGTCGCGCCTCCGGCGTCACGCCGATCATGGTCAACGAATTCGGCGAACGCAGTTTCTCGTTCGTGGCGCCGGATGGACACTTCTGGACGCTGATAGAGACTGAGTCTACGGCGAGATAG
- a CDS encoding VOC family protein, with protein sequence MIVTIAAHDLEAVERAYRQYFNYQVVARGKVTAALARAWGAPNVVGRRYLLLQPESGQPVYLRFIEMPLVPGYEPLRTFGWNCTEILVKDVDRLAHQLEGSPFRIIGPPRNLSSDENIRAMQVLGPANEVLYLTRIIPGASGFNLGSAQTDVDRVFIVVLGVKDIEQATRFYREQFNMPTTKPMGVRMSALSKAHGLDPEQLHPLAIVQFVKDFLIEVDQYPASATERPQRAGDMPPGLAMVSFIVNSLDSLRVKFVAPPKKINTAPYDGRRVAVTVGPSGEWIELVEDRRFKSE encoded by the coding sequence ATGATCGTCACGATCGCGGCGCACGACTTGGAAGCCGTCGAACGAGCATACCGTCAGTATTTCAACTACCAGGTCGTGGCTCGCGGCAAAGTCACCGCAGCTTTAGCCAGAGCGTGGGGCGCGCCGAACGTAGTTGGTCGGCGTTATCTCTTGTTGCAGCCGGAGAGCGGCCAGCCGGTCTACTTGCGTTTCATTGAGATGCCGCTGGTGCCCGGCTATGAGCCGCTGCGCACATTCGGATGGAATTGCACAGAAATCCTCGTCAAGGATGTTGACCGGCTGGCGCATCAATTGGAGGGGTCGCCTTTTCGCATCATTGGGCCGCCGAGAAATCTATCTTCGGACGAGAACATTCGCGCAATGCAAGTGCTTGGCCCGGCCAATGAGGTGCTGTATCTGACGCGGATCATTCCCGGCGCGTCAGGCTTCAATCTAGGCAGCGCGCAGACGGACGTAGATCGCGTCTTCATCGTGGTGCTGGGCGTCAAGGATATTGAGCAAGCAACACGGTTCTATCGTGAGCAGTTCAACATGCCGACAACGAAGCCGATGGGCGTGCGTATGTCAGCTTTATCTAAAGCGCACGGGCTTGATCCTGAGCAATTACATCCGCTCGCGATTGTGCAATTCGTCAAAGATTTTTTGATCGAAGTTGACCAGTATCCTGCGTCGGCGACAGAGCGGCCACAGCGAGCAGGTGATATGCCGCCGGGCCTGGCGATGGTTTCGTTCATTGTGAACTCGCTCGATTCGTTGCGCGTCAAGTTTGTGGCTCCGCCGAAGAAGATCAATACAGCCCCATACGATGGGCGGCGCGTTGCTGTCACGGTTGGACCATCGGGTGAATGGATCGAGCTGGTTGAAGATCGCCGGTTCAAGTCCGAATGA
- a CDS encoding LLM class flavin-dependent oxidoreductase codes for MSIHFGLALDFWSVSKPLHQRLDEYVQLLTLAEQLGFESVWAGENRPSVPEPGHVPSPLLVLASLARSTRLRLGTGVLLLPLWHPLHLAYDVALLDHLSGGRFVLGVGAGSPALMKRYGIPYHEVGSRMDEALTLLKTLWAGGDGFHGTHFNVKGRLYPAPMQPGGPPIWVGGKIRRSVGRAATLADGWYAATQYHFQLIKTQIERYRGFLAAQGRDPASAVVAMNRTAFVAETDEQARHEGRPYISQVLHFYAQFGMIHDASGQPLDPRRVDLFEAVGDDIYFCGSPQTVLESIRKYQAAGVTHFNLRISPGDMPLALAMRTVTLLGEHVLPQLRH; via the coding sequence ATGAGCATTCACTTCGGACTGGCATTGGATTTTTGGAGCGTCTCCAAACCACTTCATCAGCGATTAGACGAGTACGTCCAATTGCTCACTCTAGCCGAACAACTGGGATTCGAATCGGTCTGGGCTGGCGAAAATCGTCCATCGGTTCCAGAGCCAGGGCACGTGCCATCTCCTTTGCTGGTGCTGGCATCGCTGGCCCGCAGCACGCGACTACGACTGGGCACCGGCGTGCTGCTCTTGCCGCTCTGGCATCCACTGCATCTAGCCTACGACGTCGCGTTGCTTGATCACTTGTCGGGCGGCCGATTCGTGCTGGGCGTCGGAGCTGGCTCGCCCGCGTTGATGAAACGTTACGGCATCCCATACCACGAAGTTGGCTCGCGGATGGATGAAGCGCTCACGCTGTTGAAAACGCTGTGGGCAGGCGGCGACGGGTTTCATGGCACCCATTTCAACGTCAAGGGCCGCCTCTATCCCGCTCCGATGCAACCTGGCGGCCCGCCGATCTGGGTTGGAGGAAAAATTCGCCGCTCGGTCGGGCGCGCTGCCACGCTGGCCGACGGCTGGTATGCAGCTACACAATACCACTTCCAACTGATCAAGACGCAGATCGAACGCTATCGAGGTTTTCTCGCAGCGCAGGGTCGAGACCCGGCATCGGCAGTCGTGGCGATGAACCGCACGGCATTCGTGGCCGAGACCGACGAGCAAGCTCGACACGAAGGAAGACCCTATATCAGTCAGGTGCTCCATTTCTACGCTCAATTCGGCATGATCCACGACGCAAGCGGCCAACCGCTCGATCCGCGCCGTGTTGATCTATTCGAAGCCGTCGGCGACGACATCTACTTCTGCGGCAGCCCACAGACAGTTTTAGAAAGCATCCGAAAGTATCAAGCTGCCGGCGTGACCCATTTCAACCTGCGCATCTCGCCGGGCGATATGCCGCTGGCGCTGGCCATGCGCACGGTGACACTGCTTGGCGAACACGTGCTGCCCCAACTGAGACATTAA